The Ignicoccus islandicus DSM 13165 sequence CTAGTAAAGCGCCATCCATCAAAGAGCTACCGGATAGCATCGTTGCCATTAGTACCTCGTGGCCTGGAGCGTCTACGTATGAAACCCTCCTAAGAAGCTGAGGTACACTGCCTTTTGGACACCTTGGACACTTGGGCTCGGGCGAATACGCATCTGGTTCGGGACAATTAGTGCACTTGTAAATATCACCGTCTGCGTAGCCGAGCTTGATAGTCATTCCCCTCTTTAGTTCCTCACTGTGCCTAGCAGTCCACACGCCAGTTAAGGCTTGGACTAGAGTAGTCTTCCCGTGGTCTACGTGACCTACGACGCCGATGTTCACTTCAGGCTGAACGTCCTTACTCCCTTTCATTTCTCATTCCGTGTCTTCGTGGAAGCGCGTGACTAATATATTACAGTTCTCTCCCCCACTCTGAATCTTTAATACCGCTATTCCCCCATGGGTTAGGGACCTAAAGTAATGGCAGAAAGGAAATTTAAAGTCACTGATCACGTATTGGTTCCCGAACACGTCAAACTCAGTGACGAAGAAGCATATGAAATTTTGAAAAAATACGGATTGAAGCCAGAGGACCTACCAATCCTCCGCGTTGATGATCCAGTAGCGAAGGAATTGGGCTTGAAGCCTGGAGACATAGTGAAGATAATAAGAAGGAGCGATAAGGCAGAGGAAGTAGTAACTTTAAGGTACGTAGTCGGTATATAAAAACCCCCTTTCCGCGTCACAGGTGGTCTGATATGAGTTCTCAGGAAGCTCGCGAGTTCCCTACTCCAGAAGATAGATGGATCGTAATGAACTCATACTTCAAAGAGAGAGGACTGACACAGCAACAGTTGCAATCATACAACAAGTTCGTTACAGAAACGTTACAACAGTTAATCGATGAAATAGGTGAGGTCGAGCTACTCGAAGGCTACAAGCTAGTTTTCGGTAAAGTGAGATACGGTAAACCGATAGTCAAGGAGCCTGATGGCGTCAACGAGGAAGTAACTCCTATGGAATGTAGGATTAGAGATCTTACGTACTCAGTCCCGATATATTTGCAAGTCAAGTTAATCAAACCCAACTACGAGGAGATTGAAGAGGAAGTTGAAATAGGGCAAATGCCCATAATGCTTAGGTCAGTTATAGATCCTCTCTCGAAACTCTCTCCCGAAGAACTGATTGAGAGAGGCGAAGACCCTAGGGATCCCGGGGGCTATTTCATAATTGATGGAAGCGAGAAGGTAATAGTAACCCAGGAGGACCTAGCGCTCAACCAAGTATTGGTTGACAAGGGCGGACCTCAAACCACAGTTACTCACACGGCTAAGGTTCTTTCGAGTACTTTAGGGTATAGGGTGCAAGTAATTGTTGAAAGGTTAAAGGATGGAAACATTTACGTAGTATTCCCTTCAATACCGGGCAGGATTCCATTCGTTGTTATGATGAGGGCGC is a genomic window containing:
- a CDS encoding DNA-directed RNA polymerase subunit H; protein product: MAERKFKVTDHVLVPEHVKLSDEEAYEILKKYGLKPEDLPILRVDDPVAKELGLKPGDIVKIIRRSDKAEEVVTLRYVVGI